One Cellulomonas taurus genomic region harbors:
- a CDS encoding 6-phosphogluconolactonase: protein MKFVVEDDYAALSRTTAAVLVGAMLQDRRVNLSVTAGATPAGAYRLLAPLLAERGQDIANVHFYNFDEIPNGTDRGVTRTSLDEQIYGPARIAEANIHGLTLDNADAIRSDLATHGGLDLMVMGLGGDCHFCGNMPGTTRYDQDIYVYDVHADLPWYHLVEAMDPRPEQVVTFGFPMVLRAKQAVLIVSGSSKAQALAEILTGPIGEDRPGTILRTHPNLLLIADREAAALVEPDGLGGFRRR, encoded by the coding sequence ATGAAGTTCGTCGTCGAGGACGACTACGCGGCGCTGAGCCGCACCACCGCCGCCGTGCTGGTCGGCGCCATGCTGCAGGACCGCCGGGTCAACTTGTCGGTCACCGCCGGTGCCACCCCGGCCGGTGCGTACCGGCTGCTCGCGCCGCTGCTGGCCGAGCGCGGGCAGGACATCGCGAATGTGCACTTCTACAACTTCGACGAGATCCCGAACGGCACCGACCGGGGCGTCACCCGGACCAGCCTGGACGAGCAGATCTACGGTCCGGCGCGGATCGCGGAGGCGAACATCCACGGGCTGACCCTGGACAACGCGGACGCGATCCGGTCCGACCTGGCCACACACGGCGGACTGGACCTGATGGTGATGGGCCTGGGCGGCGACTGCCACTTCTGCGGCAACATGCCCGGCACCACCCGGTACGACCAGGACATCTACGTCTACGACGTGCACGCCGATCTGCCCTGGTACCACCTGGTCGAGGCGATGGACCCGCGGCCGGAGCAGGTGGTCACCTTCGGCTTCCCGATGGTGCTGCGGGCGAAGCAGGCGGTGCTGATCGTCAGCGGGTCGTCGAAGGCGCAGGCGCTGGCCGAGATCCTCACCGGCCCGATCGGTGAGGACCGCCCGGGCACGATCCTGCGCACCCACCCGAACCTGCTCCTGATCGCGGACCGGGAGGCGGCGGCACTGGTCGAGCCGGACGGGCTGGGCGGCTTCCGGCGCCGCTGA
- a CDS encoding ABC transporter ATP-binding protein, which produces MSAQAPARGPRGHGPGAGIGMPTQKSMDFTGSLKRLLGVLRPERLRLSLVVLLGIASVAASVAGPKLLGNATNVIFNGVVGSMLPAGVTQAEAVDRLREQGQTQLADMLSGMTGVTPGQGIVFADLSAVLVWVIVVYVAAALLSYLQGLLLTGIVQRTVYDLRRRVEAKLSRLPLKYFDSQPRGEVLSRVTNDIDNLSQTLQQTFSQLVTAVLTVIGVLAMMFWISPLLALVALVTIPLSLVVTMLIAKRSQPQFVQQWAATGGLNAHIEEMFTGHTLVTVFGRKEQAIAEFDRQNEALYSASFKAQFISGIIQPAMGFIANLNYVIVAVVGGLRVASGTMSLGDVQAFIQYSRQFSQPITQIASMMNLMQSGVASAERVFELLDAPEQEADPAQPLALPAKVAGRVVFDDVSFRYREDTPLIEHLDLVAEPGQTVAIVGPTGAGKTTLVNLLMRFYEIDSGRITLDGVDTRALTRDDLRSRVGMVLQDTWLFNGTIAENLAYGVEGVDHADLVRAAEATHVDQIVRALPDGYDTVIDDEASSLSAGEKQLLTIARAFLTDPSILVLDEATSSVDTRTEVLVQQAMNALRANRTSFVIAHRLSTIRDADLILVMEHGSIVEQGSHDELLAAGGAYARLYSSQFAAAVAE; this is translated from the coding sequence ATGAGCGCGCAGGCACCGGCCCGGGGGCCACGAGGGCACGGCCCGGGTGCGGGCATCGGGATGCCCACCCAGAAGTCGATGGACTTCACCGGCTCGTTGAAGCGTCTGCTCGGCGTACTGCGCCCGGAGCGGCTGCGGCTGTCCCTGGTCGTGCTGCTCGGCATCGCGTCGGTGGCGGCCTCGGTCGCCGGGCCGAAGCTGCTCGGCAACGCGACCAACGTGATCTTCAACGGCGTCGTCGGCTCGATGCTGCCCGCCGGGGTGACCCAGGCCGAGGCGGTGGACCGGCTCCGCGAGCAGGGGCAGACCCAGCTGGCGGACATGCTCTCCGGGATGACCGGGGTGACACCGGGCCAGGGGATCGTGTTCGCCGACCTCAGCGCGGTGCTGGTCTGGGTGATCGTGGTCTACGTGGCCGCGGCGCTGCTCAGCTACCTGCAGGGCCTACTGCTGACCGGGATCGTGCAGCGCACGGTCTACGACCTGCGGCGCCGGGTGGAGGCGAAGCTGTCCCGGTTGCCGCTGAAGTACTTCGACTCCCAGCCGCGCGGTGAGGTGCTCAGCCGGGTCACCAACGACATCGACAACCTGTCCCAGACGTTGCAGCAGACATTCTCCCAGCTGGTCACCGCCGTGCTGACCGTGATCGGTGTGCTGGCGATGATGTTCTGGATCTCCCCGCTGCTGGCCCTGGTCGCCCTGGTGACGATCCCGCTGTCGCTGGTGGTCACGATGCTGATCGCCAAGCGGTCGCAGCCGCAGTTCGTCCAGCAGTGGGCCGCCACGGGCGGGCTGAACGCGCACATCGAGGAGATGTTCACCGGGCACACCCTGGTCACCGTCTTCGGTCGCAAGGAGCAGGCGATCGCCGAGTTCGACCGCCAGAACGAGGCCCTGTACTCCGCGTCGTTCAAGGCCCAGTTCATCTCCGGGATCATCCAGCCCGCGATGGGCTTCATCGCGAACCTGAACTACGTGATCGTCGCGGTGGTCGGTGGCCTGCGGGTCGCCTCCGGCACGATGAGCCTGGGTGACGTGCAGGCGTTCATCCAGTACTCGCGGCAGTTCAGTCAGCCGATCACCCAGATCGCCTCGATGATGAACCTGATGCAGTCCGGCGTGGCGTCCGCGGAGCGGGTGTTCGAGCTGCTGGACGCGCCGGAGCAGGAGGCCGACCCCGCGCAGCCGTTGGCGCTGCCGGCGAAGGTGGCCGGCCGGGTGGTCTTCGACGACGTGTCGTTCCGCTACCGCGAGGACACCCCGCTGATCGAGCACCTGGACCTGGTCGCCGAGCCGGGACAGACGGTGGCGATCGTCGGGCCGACCGGTGCCGGCAAGACCACCCTGGTCAACCTGCTGATGCGGTTCTACGAGATCGACTCCGGCCGGATCACCCTGGACGGCGTGGACACCCGGGCGCTGACCCGGGACGACCTGCGCTCGCGGGTCGGGATGGTGTTGCAGGACACCTGGCTGTTCAACGGCACCATCGCGGAGAACCTGGCCTACGGGGTGGAGGGCGTCGACCACGCCGATCTGGTCCGGGCGGCCGAGGCGACCCACGTCGACCAGATCGTCCGGGCGCTGCCGGACGGCTACGACACCGTGATCGACGACGAGGCGTCCAGCCTGTCGGCGGGGGAGAAGCAGCTGCTCACCATCGCCCGGGCGTTCCTCACCGACCCGTCGATCCTGGTGCTGGACGAGGCGACCAGCTCGGTGGACACCCGCACCGAGGTGCTGGTGCAGCAGGCGATGAACGCCCTGCGGGCGAACCGCACGTCCTTCGTGATCGCGCACCGGTTGTCCACCATCCGTGACGCCGACCTGATCCTGGTGATGGAACACGGGTCGATCGTGGAGCAGGGCAGCCACGACGAGCTGCTGGCGGCCGGTGGCGCGTACGCCCGGCTGTACAGCTCGCAGTTCGCGGCGGCCGTCGCGGAGTGA
- a CDS encoding ABC transporter ATP-binding protein: protein MLMRLITEYLRPYWRQAVTVMVLQLAQTIATLYLPTLNADIIDKGVAVGDTGYIMRIGGVMLAISLLQVVCSVAAVYFGAHVSMAFGRDIRSGLFRRVQDFSAQEVGGFGAPSLITRTTNDVQQVQMVVLMSMTILVMAPFMLVGGVILALRQDVTLSSLLLVVVPILAVVVGLIVRKMVPYFRQMQKRIDAINRVMREQLAGLRVIRAFVRERREAARFAEANDALFDTSLRAGRLMALIFPVVMLIMNLTSVGVIWFGAGRIDSGHMQVGALTAFISYIMYILSAVMMSAMIFVMLPRAVVSSERIVEVLDTESTVAEPVTPTALPGRASGRLELRAVEFRYPGAERPVLTGIDLVAEPGQTTAIIGSTGAGKTTLLNLVPRLFDVTGGHVLLDGTDVREFALDDLWRQVGLVPQKPYLFSGTVASNLRYGNPDATDDELWHALEVAQAADFVREMTDGLDAPIAQGGTNVSGGQRQRLSIARALVRKPAVYLFDDSFSALDFATDAALRAALVPETRDAAVLVVAQRVATIRTADRIVVLDEGRVVGTGTHDELLASCETYQEIVYSQLSAEEAA, encoded by the coding sequence GTGTTGATGAGACTGATCACGGAGTACCTGAGGCCGTACTGGCGTCAGGCGGTCACGGTGATGGTGCTGCAACTCGCCCAGACCATCGCGACCCTGTATCTGCCCACCCTGAACGCCGACATCATCGACAAGGGCGTGGCCGTCGGCGACACCGGCTACATCATGCGGATCGGCGGCGTGATGCTGGCGATCAGCCTGTTGCAGGTCGTCTGCTCGGTCGCGGCGGTGTACTTCGGCGCCCACGTGTCGATGGCCTTCGGCCGGGACATCCGATCCGGACTGTTCCGCCGGGTGCAGGACTTCTCCGCGCAGGAGGTCGGCGGCTTCGGTGCACCGTCGCTGATCACCCGGACCACCAATGACGTCCAGCAGGTCCAGATGGTCGTGCTGATGTCGATGACCATCCTGGTGATGGCGCCGTTCATGCTGGTCGGCGGGGTGATCCTGGCACTGCGCCAGGACGTGACGCTGTCCTCGCTGCTGCTGGTCGTGGTGCCGATCCTGGCCGTGGTGGTCGGGCTGATCGTGCGCAAGATGGTGCCGTATTTCCGCCAGATGCAGAAGCGGATCGACGCGATCAACCGGGTGATGCGCGAGCAGCTCGCCGGGCTGCGGGTGATCCGGGCGTTCGTGCGCGAGCGTCGGGAGGCGGCGCGCTTCGCCGAGGCCAACGACGCGCTGTTCGACACCTCGCTGCGGGCCGGGCGGCTGATGGCGCTGATCTTCCCGGTGGTCATGCTGATCATGAACCTGACCAGCGTCGGGGTGATCTGGTTCGGGGCCGGCCGGATCGACTCCGGGCACATGCAGGTCGGGGCGCTGACCGCCTTCATCAGCTACATCATGTACATCCTGTCCGCGGTGATGATGTCCGCGATGATCTTCGTGATGCTGCCGCGGGCGGTGGTCTCCTCGGAGCGGATCGTCGAGGTGCTGGACACCGAGAGCACCGTGGCCGAACCGGTCACCCCGACCGCGCTGCCGGGCCGGGCCTCGGGTCGGCTGGAGCTGCGCGCGGTGGAGTTCCGGTACCCCGGAGCCGAGCGCCCGGTGCTGACCGGCATCGACCTGGTCGCCGAACCCGGGCAGACCACCGCGATCATCGGCTCCACCGGAGCGGGGAAGACCACCCTGCTCAACCTGGTGCCCCGGCTCTTCGACGTCACCGGGGGGCACGTGCTGCTGGACGGCACGGATGTCCGCGAGTTCGCCCTGGACGACCTGTGGCGGCAGGTCGGGCTGGTGCCGCAGAAGCCCTACCTGTTCAGCGGCACCGTGGCCAGCAACCTGCGCTACGGCAACCCGGACGCCACCGACGACGAGCTCTGGCACGCGCTGGAGGTCGCCCAGGCGGCCGACTTCGTGCGGGAGATGACCGACGGGCTGGACGCCCCGATCGCCCAGGGCGGCACCAACGTCTCCGGCGGTCAGCGGCAACGGCTGTCGATCGCGCGGGCGCTGGTCCGCAAGCCGGCCGTCTACCTGTTCGACGACAGCTTCTCCGCCCTGGACTTCGCCACCGACGCCGCACTCCGGGCGGCACTGGTGCCGGAGACCCGGGACGCGGCGGTGCTGGTCGTCGCCCAGCGGGTCGCCACCATCCGCACCGCCGACCGGATCGTGGTGCTGGACGAAGGACGGGTGGTCGGCACCGGAACCCATGACGAGCTGCTGGCGTCCTGTGAGACCTACCAGGAGATCGTCTACTCCCAGTTGAGTGCGGAGGAAGCAGCATGA
- a CDS encoding TetR/AcrR family transcriptional regulator, giving the protein MAENRRARPMNRDDRRAAIAEATVPLLEQFGSTVTTRQIAEAAGVAEGTLFKAFDDKRELLMAAASRVFDTSAAIAEIEALPTGTDLTAEVRAVVELLNATARRVRRIMIAVHALAVAESGDAPPPRPHRPPARDARSRALQELNDALTRRFDPFRADLRFPPQVLARLLLSTVMGRVPPGMPEDDDLSVDLLVDVLLHGTAAAPLSDPRPHGSSTC; this is encoded by the coding sequence ATGGCCGAGAACCGTCGAGCACGTCCGATGAACCGGGACGACCGCCGCGCCGCGATCGCGGAGGCGACGGTGCCGCTGTTGGAGCAGTTCGGGTCCACGGTGACCACCCGGCAGATCGCCGAGGCCGCCGGGGTCGCCGAGGGCACGCTGTTCAAGGCCTTCGACGACAAGCGTGAACTGCTGATGGCCGCCGCGTCCCGGGTGTTCGACACCAGCGCCGCCATCGCGGAGATCGAGGCGCTGCCGACGGGCACCGATCTCACCGCCGAGGTGCGGGCGGTGGTCGAGCTGCTGAACGCCACTGCCCGGCGGGTGCGCCGGATCATGATCGCCGTGCACGCCCTGGCCGTCGCCGAGTCCGGCGACGCCCCGCCCCCTCGGCCCCATCGTCCACCGGCCCGGGATGCCCGGTCCCGTGCCCTTCAGGAGCTGAACGACGCCCTCACGCGCCGGTTCGACCCCTTCCGCGCCGACCTGCGGTTCCCGCCGCAGGTCCTCGCCCGGCTGCTGCTGTCCACCGTCATGGGTCGGGTCCCGCCCGGGATGCCCGAGGACGACGACCTCTCGGTGGACCTGCTGGTGGACGTGCTGCTGCACGGCACCGCCGCCGCGCCCCTGTCCGACCCGCGCCCCCACGGGAGTTCCACGTGTTGA
- a CDS encoding SPFH domain-containing protein has product MEDISVGSVVGWIVLAALVIFVVVTLSKAVRVVPQSRSLVVERLGRYSRTMQAGLHFLIPFFDRVRAMVDLREQVVSFPPQPVITSDNLVVSIDTVIYFSVNEPKSAVYEIANYITGIEQLTVTTLRNVIGSMDLEQTLTSRDQINGQLRGVLDEATGRWGIRVNRVELKSIDPPQSVQGAMEQQMRAERDRRAAILTAEGVKQSQILTAEGEKQAAILRAEGSAQAAILEAEGESRAILQVFDAVHRGDADPKLLAYQYLQALPKLASTPANKVWIVPSELTGALGQLTQGFTGAFSGSGAGDSERPAGASPVRPEDLPTSALTDPAQALAEARRESQAATADATRAGTFSGKPADPGAEAGQRPHRAEPENPLL; this is encoded by the coding sequence GTGGAGGACATCAGCGTCGGATCGGTGGTGGGCTGGATCGTTCTGGCCGCCCTGGTCATCTTCGTCGTCGTGACGTTGAGCAAGGCGGTCCGCGTGGTGCCGCAGTCCCGGTCGCTCGTGGTCGAGCGCCTGGGTCGTTACAGCCGGACCATGCAAGCGGGCCTGCACTTCCTGATCCCGTTCTTCGACCGGGTGCGGGCGATGGTCGACCTGCGCGAGCAGGTGGTGAGCTTCCCGCCGCAGCCGGTGATCACGTCGGACAACCTGGTGGTCAGCATCGACACCGTCATCTACTTCTCGGTCAACGAGCCGAAATCCGCGGTGTACGAGATCGCGAACTACATCACCGGTATCGAGCAGCTGACCGTCACCACGCTGCGTAACGTGATCGGCTCGATGGACCTGGAGCAGACCCTGACCAGCCGTGACCAGATCAACGGTCAGCTGCGCGGGGTGCTGGACGAGGCGACCGGCCGCTGGGGCATCCGGGTGAACCGGGTCGAGCTGAAGAGCATCGACCCGCCGCAGTCGGTGCAGGGCGCGATGGAGCAGCAGATGCGCGCCGAGCGTGACCGTCGTGCGGCGATCCTGACCGCCGAGGGTGTCAAGCAGTCGCAGATCCTCACCGCCGAGGGTGAGAAGCAGGCGGCGATCCTGCGCGCCGAGGGTTCCGCGCAGGCGGCGATCCTGGAGGCCGAGGGTGAGTCCCGGGCGATCCTGCAGGTCTTCGACGCCGTGCACCGCGGCGACGCCGACCCGAAGCTGCTGGCCTACCAGTACCTGCAGGCGCTGCCGAAGCTGGCGTCGACCCCGGCGAACAAGGTCTGGATCGTGCCGTCCGAGCTCACCGGCGCGCTGGGTCAGCTGACCCAGGGCTTCACCGGTGCGTTCTCCGGCAGCGGCGCGGGCGACTCCGAGCGTCCGGCCGGGGCCTCCCCGGTGCGGCCGGAGGACCTGCCGACCTCCGCGTTGACCGATCCGGCGCAGGCGCTGGCCGAGGCGCGGCGCGAGTCGCAGGCGGCCACCGCCGACGCCACCCGCGCCGGCACGTTCAGTGGCAAGCCGGCGGACCCGGGTGCGGAGGCGGGCCAGCGCCCGCACCGGGCCGAGCCGGAGAACCCGCTGCTCTGA
- a CDS encoding NfeD family protein: MGWLLWLGGALLLAVLEIFTLDLLFIMLAAGAAAGAIGAAAGLPLVWQIVLAAAVALLMLFALRPFLLRHLRTRVDLVETNVAAMVGKLGTVLQPTDGSGGRVKIGGEVWSARTEDGVVLAADDQVRVSRIDGATAVVAKIAAPSAPSAPSAQSAPSTTEDAERP, translated from the coding sequence ATGGGCTGGCTGTTGTGGCTCGGTGGAGCGCTGCTGTTGGCAGTGCTGGAGATCTTCACCCTGGACCTGCTGTTCATCATGCTGGCGGCGGGTGCCGCTGCCGGAGCGATCGGGGCTGCCGCCGGGCTGCCGTTGGTCTGGCAGATCGTGCTGGCCGCCGCCGTGGCGCTGCTGATGCTGTTCGCGCTGCGGCCGTTCCTGCTGCGGCACCTGCGCACCCGGGTCGACCTGGTGGAGACCAACGTCGCCGCGATGGTCGGCAAGCTGGGCACGGTCCTGCAGCCGACCGACGGCTCCGGCGGCCGGGTGAAGATCGGTGGCGAGGTGTGGTCGGCACGGACCGAGGACGGTGTGGTGCTGGCAGCCGACGACCAGGTGCGGGTGAGCCGGATCGACGGTGCGACCGCCGTGGTGGCCAAGATCGCCGCCCCGTCGGCACCGTCAGCCCCGTCGGCACAGTCGGCCCCGTCGACGACCGAGGACGCCGAGCGTCCCTGA
- a CDS encoding ABC transporter ATP-binding protein, protein MTDVLDLQDVSIRRGTTTILDGLSWRVREGERWVVLGRNGAGKTTMLQIASGRMHPSSGTAELLGSRLGRVDVFELRPRIGLASAALAERIPGDELVRDVVITAAYGVTGRWRESYEAVDEARAADLMAAFGVTHLAERLYGTLSEGERKRVQIARALMADPELLLLDEPAAGLDLGGREELIAALSELAADRKSPALVLVTHHVEEIPPGFTHLMLMKDGHVHAAGPIDEVLTDAHLTAAFDTPLQVERRGDRWTARAAE, encoded by the coding sequence ATGACCGACGTGCTCGACCTCCAGGACGTGTCCATCCGCCGCGGCACCACCACCATCCTGGACGGGTTGTCCTGGCGGGTCCGCGAGGGGGAGCGCTGGGTGGTGCTGGGCCGCAACGGTGCGGGCAAGACCACGATGCTGCAGATCGCCTCCGGTCGGATGCACCCGAGCTCCGGCACCGCCGAACTGCTCGGCAGCCGGTTGGGCCGGGTGGACGTCTTCGAGCTGCGGCCGCGGATCGGTCTGGCGTCGGCGGCCCTGGCGGAGCGGATCCCCGGCGACGAGCTGGTGCGCGACGTGGTGATCACCGCCGCCTACGGCGTGACCGGTCGGTGGCGGGAGAGCTACGAGGCGGTGGACGAGGCGCGGGCGGCGGATCTGATGGCCGCCTTCGGGGTGACCCACCTGGCGGAGCGGCTGTACGGCACCCTGAGCGAGGGCGAGCGCAAGCGGGTGCAGATCGCCCGCGCGCTGATGGCCGACCCCGAGCTGCTGCTGCTGGACGAGCCCGCCGCCGGGCTGGACCTGGGTGGGCGCGAGGAGCTGATCGCCGCGCTGTCCGAGCTGGCGGCCGACCGCAAGTCCCCGGCTCTGGTGCTGGTGACCCATCACGTCGAGGAGATCCCGCCGGGCTTCACCCATCTGATGCTGATGAAGGACGGTCATGTGCACGCGGCCGGTCCGATCGACGAGGTGTTGACCGACGCGCATCTGACCGCCGCCTTCGACACGCCGTTGCAGGTCGAGCGTCGTGGTGATCGGTGGACGGCCCGGGCGGCAGAATAA
- the glgA gene encoding glycogen synthase: protein MRVDLLTREYPPHIYGGAGVHVAELAAVLRDRLDVRVHCFDGPRDEPGVTGHDVPADLVGANPALGTFGVDLSMVAGIEPGAELVHSHTWYANLAGHLAGLLHGVPHVVSAHSLEPLRPWKAEQLGGGYALSSWAERTAFESAAAVIAVSAGMRDDILRCYPDLDPERVHVVHNGIDLTGWQRPTDEAATARIARSHGIDPERPAVVFVGRITRQKGLPYLLRAAEALPPEVQLVLCAGAPDTPEILAEVTALVDGLRARRDGVVWIEQMLPRDELIAVLASGTVFVCPSVYEPLGIVNLEAMAVGLPVVGSATGGIPEVVDDGVTGWLVPIEQLTDGTGTPVDPDRFVADLAAALTEAVSDPDRARAWGRAARTRVEDHFSWDAIADRTVEVYRSVLG, encoded by the coding sequence GTGCGAGTCGATCTGCTCACGCGGGAGTACCCGCCCCACATCTACGGCGGTGCGGGGGTGCACGTGGCCGAACTGGCCGCGGTGCTGCGCGATCGGCTGGACGTGCGGGTGCACTGCTTCGACGGCCCACGCGACGAGCCGGGTGTGACCGGTCACGACGTGCCGGCCGACCTGGTGGGCGCGAACCCGGCGCTCGGCACCTTCGGGGTGGACCTGAGCATGGTGGCCGGGATCGAACCCGGTGCCGAACTGGTGCATTCGCACACCTGGTACGCGAACCTGGCCGGGCACCTGGCCGGTCTGCTGCACGGGGTGCCGCATGTGGTCTCGGCGCACAGCCTGGAACCGCTGCGGCCGTGGAAGGCCGAGCAGCTCGGCGGCGGCTACGCGCTGTCGTCCTGGGCCGAGCGGACCGCCTTCGAGTCCGCGGCCGCGGTGATCGCGGTCAGTGCCGGGATGCGGGACGACATCCTGCGTTGTTACCCCGACCTCGACCCGGAGCGGGTGCACGTGGTGCACAACGGGATCGACCTGACCGGCTGGCAGCGGCCGACAGACGAGGCCGCCACCGCCCGGATCGCCCGGTCGCACGGCATCGACCCGGAACGACCGGCGGTGGTCTTCGTCGGTCGGATCACCCGGCAGAAGGGGCTGCCGTACTTGTTGCGCGCGGCCGAGGCGCTGCCGCCGGAGGTGCAGCTGGTGCTGTGCGCCGGTGCGCCGGACACCCCGGAGATCCTGGCCGAGGTCACCGCGCTGGTCGACGGGCTGCGCGCCCGCCGGGACGGGGTGGTCTGGATCGAGCAGATGCTGCCCCGGGACGAGCTCATCGCCGTGCTCGCCTCCGGCACCGTCTTCGTGTGCCCCTCGGTCTACGAGCCGCTGGGCATCGTGAACCTGGAGGCGATGGCGGTGGGTCTGCCGGTGGTGGGTTCCGCCACTGGTGGCATCCCGGAGGTGGTCGACGACGGCGTGACCGGGTGGCTGGTGCCGATCGAGCAGCTGACCGACGGCACCGGGACCCCGGTGGACCCGGACCGGTTCGTCGCCGATCTGGCGGCGGCGCTGACCGAGGCGGTCTCCGACCCCGACCGTGCCCGTGCCTGGGGTCGGGCCGCCCGTACCCGGGTCGAGGACCACTTCTCCTGGGACGCCATCGCCGACCGGACCGTGGAGGTCTACCGCTCGGTGCTGGGCTGA